From Pararhodobacter zhoushanensis, the proteins below share one genomic window:
- a CDS encoding O-fucosyltransferase family protein: protein MRRRRPRLFLDAQHGLCNRLRALASGAVIAHNTGRELVTVWHRDEHCRATLHDLLAYDGPVIDGEAGALMRARAARVYNYMEIEPGSQFREVLNARDWPDDGDVYVRSAYTLHSPHRTVQAENRFLRALRPSPEVRALVARVDHPVDVAAHIRMGTGPEFDHLPYEAPDNWPESRHAELVAWRQKSDVSRFIARLDRMLVIKPDLSVFVAADLAATYAALHQRYGARVRFLRRERFDRSAQQMQYALADLILLTAAPHFLASEWSSFSEVAQRLARPWRTLERSGIDF, encoded by the coding sequence TTGCGACGGCGTCGGCCCCGACTGTTCCTTGACGCCCAGCACGGACTTTGCAACCGCCTGCGCGCGCTGGCCTCGGGCGCTGTCATCGCGCACAACACCGGGCGCGAGCTGGTCACCGTCTGGCACCGCGACGAGCATTGCAGAGCGACCTTGCACGATCTGCTGGCCTATGACGGCCCCGTCATCGACGGCGAAGCGGGCGCGCTGATGCGCGCACGGGCTGCCCGGGTTTATAACTACATGGAAATCGAACCCGGTTCGCAGTTCCGCGAGGTGTTGAACGCCCGCGACTGGCCCGACGATGGCGATGTCTATGTGCGGTCGGCCTATACGCTGCACAGCCCCCACCGGACGGTTCAGGCGGAAAACCGCTTCCTGCGCGCGCTGCGCCCCTCGCCCGAGGTGCGCGCGCTGGTCGCACGCGTTGACCATCCGGTCGATGTTGCTGCGCATATCCGCATGGGCACCGGCCCTGAATTCGACCATCTGCCCTATGAAGCCCCTGACAACTGGCCCGAAAGCCGCCACGCCGAGCTGGTCGCCTGGCGGCAGAAAAGCGACGTCAGCCGGTTCATCGCGCGGCTGGACCGGATGCTGGTCATAAAGCCGGACCTCAGCGTGTTTGTCGCCGCCGATCTGGCCGCAACCTATGCCGCCCTGCATCAACGCTATGGCGCGCGGGTGCGGTTCTTGCGACGCGAGCGGTTCGATCGTTCGGCACAGCAAATGCAGTATGCACTGGCCGATCTGATCCTGCTGACTGCCGCGCCGCATTTTCTGGCAAGCGAATGGAGCTCGTTCTCCGAGGTCGCGCAGCGTCTGGCGCGCCCATGGCGCACGCTGGAACGCAGCGGCATTGATTTTTGA
- the gmd gene encoding GDP-mannose 4,6-dehydratase translates to MTVKKALITGITGQDGSYLAEFLLEKGYEVHGIKRRASLFNTQRVDHIYQDPHIDNARFKLHYGDLTDTSNLTRILSEVKPDEVYNLGAQSHVAVSFEAPEYTADVDGIGTLRLLEAIRFLGLEKTCRFYQASTSELYGLVQEIPQRETTPFHPRSPYAVAKMYAYWITVNYREAYGMYACNGILFNHESPRRGETFVTRKITRGLANIAQGLENCLYMGNIDSLRDWGHAKDYVRMQWMMLQQDAPDDFVIATGVQYSVREFITWSARELGIELAFTGSDVDETATVVSVTGDKAPAVKPGDVLVRIDPRYFRPAEVETLLGDPTKAKETLGWVPEITAQEMCAEMVAEDLKTAKRHALLKAHGMDLPVSVEN, encoded by the coding sequence ATGACAGTCAAAAAAGCGCTTATCACCGGCATCACCGGCCAGGACGGTTCGTATCTGGCCGAGTTTCTTCTTGAAAAAGGCTATGAAGTTCACGGCATCAAGCGCCGGGCTTCGTTGTTCAACACCCAGCGTGTCGACCACATCTACCAAGACCCGCACATCGACAACGCACGGTTCAAGCTGCACTACGGCGACCTGACCGACACCTCGAACCTGACGCGCATCCTGTCCGAGGTGAAACCGGACGAGGTGTACAACCTCGGTGCCCAGAGCCACGTCGCCGTCAGCTTTGAAGCCCCCGAATACACCGCCGATGTCGACGGCATCGGCACGCTGCGCCTGCTCGAAGCGATCCGCTTTCTGGGGCTGGAGAAAACCTGCCGGTTCTATCAGGCCTCGACCTCGGAACTCTACGGGCTGGTGCAGGAAATCCCGCAGCGCGAGACGACACCCTTCCACCCGCGCAGCCCCTATGCTGTGGCCAAGATGTACGCCTACTGGATCACGGTGAATTACCGCGAAGCCTATGGCATGTATGCGTGCAACGGCATCCTCTTTAACCACGAAAGCCCGCGCCGCGGCGAGACCTTCGTGACCCGCAAGATCACCCGTGGTCTGGCCAATATCGCGCAGGGCCTCGAGAATTGCCTGTACATGGGCAACATCGACAGCCTGCGCGACTGGGGTCACGCCAAGGACTATGTCCGCATGCAATGGATGATGCTCCAGCAGGACGCGCCGGACGACTTCGTCATCGCGACCGGCGTGCAGTATTCGGTGCGTGAGTTCATCACCTGGTCGGCCCGCGAGCTGGGCATCGAACTGGCCTTCACCGGCTCCGATGTCGACGAAACGGCAACCGTGGTGTCGGTCACCGGCGACAAGGCTCCGGCCGTGAAACCCGGCGATGTGCTGGTGCGCATCGATCCGCGCTATTTCCGTCCGGCCGAGGTGGAAACCCTGCTGGGCGATCCGACCAAAGCCAAGGAAACACTGGGCTGGGTTCCTGAGATCACCGCTCAGGAAATGTGCGCCGAGATGGTCGCCGAAGACCTCAAAACCGCCAAACGCCACGCGCTTCTCAAGGCACATGGCATGGATCTGCCGGTATCGGTGGAAAACTGA
- the fcl gene encoding GDP-L-fucose synthase — MKIYIAGHRGMVGGAILRRLKARQDAGEALTLITRTSSELDLTDQPAVRDFMQAERPDVVILAAAKVGGIMANNTYPADFIYQNLMIECNVIHQAFAAGVTRLLQLGSSCIYPRAVPQPMREDALLTGVLEPTNEPYAIAKIAGIKLCESYNRQHGTDYRSVMPTNLYGPGDNFHPQNSHVLPALIRRFHEAAQAGTEVVTIWGSGKPMREFLHVDDMAEASLFVLDLPQDVYAANTQPMLSHINVGSGTDVTILELAQTVAAATGFKGRIDTDPSKPDGTMRKLMDVSRLADMGWRARVGLAEGIAGTYQWFLEQDSGSIRDK, encoded by the coding sequence GTGAAGATCTACATCGCCGGACATCGAGGCATGGTTGGCGGCGCGATTTTGCGTCGGTTGAAGGCGCGTCAGGACGCGGGTGAGGCTCTGACGCTGATCACCCGCACGTCATCGGAACTGGACCTGACCGACCAGCCCGCCGTGCGCGACTTCATGCAGGCCGAGCGGCCCGATGTGGTGATCCTGGCCGCCGCGAAAGTTGGCGGGATCATGGCCAACAACACCTACCCCGCTGATTTCATTTACCAAAACCTGATGATCGAGTGCAACGTGATCCATCAGGCTTTTGCTGCCGGGGTTACGCGCCTGCTGCAACTGGGTTCGTCGTGCATCTACCCCCGGGCCGTGCCGCAGCCCATGCGCGAAGACGCGCTGCTGACCGGCGTTCTGGAACCCACCAACGAGCCCTACGCAATCGCCAAGATCGCCGGGATCAAGCTGTGCGAAAGCTACAACCGCCAGCATGGCACCGATTACCGGTCGGTCATGCCGACCAACCTGTACGGACCCGGCGATAACTTCCACCCGCAGAACAGCCACGTCCTGCCCGCCCTGATCCGCCGCTTCCACGAGGCCGCGCAGGCCGGGACCGAGGTGGTGACGATCTGGGGTTCGGGCAAACCGATGCGCGAATTCCTGCATGTCGACGACATGGCCGAGGCCAGCCTTTTCGTGCTCGACCTGCCGCAAGACGTTTACGCCGCGAACACCCAACCGATGCTGAGCCATATCAACGTCGGCTCGGGGACCGATGTGACGATCCTTGAACTGGCGCAAACCGTGGCGGCGGCGACCGGGTTCAAGGGCCGGATCGACACCGATCCAAGCAAGCCAGACGGCACCATGCGCAAACTGATGGACGTCAGCCGTCTTGCCGATATGGGGTGGCGCGCGCGGGTCGGTTTGGCCGAGGGGATCGCTGGGACGTATCAGTGGTTCCTTGAGCAGGATTCTGGTAGCATCCGGGACAAGTAA
- a CDS encoding mannose-1-phosphate guanylyltransferase/mannose-6-phosphate isomerase, with the protein MIHPVLLCGGSGTRLWPLSRKSYPKQFSSLVGDASLFQTSAQRLSGDGFAQPVVVTGSDFRFIVTEQLTSAEVTPAAILIEPSARNTAPAILAAALQISASNPDALMLVAPSDHVIPDAKHFRDTVQAATEAARAGQLVTFGIRPDRPETGYGWLELSTAPDAGFAPVVQPLVRFVEKPDLSTAQSMLDGGLHLWNAGIFLFEARTLIAAFEAYQPAILALVRDALAQAQADLGFTRLAPDPWAAIEDISIDYAVMEKADNLSVIPYGGVWSDLGGWEAVWREGGPDATGVVTSGAALAIDCQDTLLRSESDAVELVGIGLKDIVAVAMADAVLIAHKDRAQDVKKAVTALKAKGAKQAESFPVDHRPWGWFETLVLADRFQVKRIHVHPGAALSLQSHHHRSEHWIVVSGTAKVTVDKEVKLVTENQSVYIPLGAVHRMENPGKVPMVLIEVQTGAYLGEDDIIRYEDVYSRGQGAKG; encoded by the coding sequence ATGATTCATCCTGTTCTTCTGTGTGGCGGCTCGGGTACGCGCTTGTGGCCCCTGTCGCGCAAATCGTACCCCAAGCAATTCTCGTCGCTTGTCGGGGACGCCAGCCTGTTCCAGACCTCGGCGCAGCGCCTGTCCGGCGACGGGTTCGCGCAACCGGTGGTCGTGACCGGCTCGGATTTTCGCTTTATCGTCACCGAGCAACTGACCAGTGCCGAGGTGACGCCCGCCGCCATCCTGATCGAACCTTCGGCGCGCAACACCGCCCCGGCGATTCTGGCGGCCGCGTTGCAGATCAGCGCCAGCAATCCCGACGCGCTGATGCTGGTGGCCCCCTCGGACCATGTCATCCCTGACGCCAAGCACTTCCGTGACACCGTGCAGGCTGCCACCGAGGCGGCGCGCGCCGGGCAACTGGTCACTTTCGGCATCCGCCCCGACCGCCCCGAAACCGGCTATGGCTGGCTGGAGCTGAGCACCGCCCCCGACGCAGGATTTGCCCCTGTCGTGCAGCCGCTGGTGCGCTTTGTCGAAAAGCCGGACCTTTCCACGGCGCAAAGCATGCTCGACGGCGGTTTGCATCTGTGGAACGCCGGGATCTTCCTGTTCGAGGCCCGCACCCTGATCGCCGCGTTCGAGGCCTATCAGCCCGCCATTCTGGCGCTGGTCCGCGATGCGCTGGCCCAGGCGCAGGCTGATCTGGGCTTTACCCGCCTTGCCCCTGACCCCTGGGCCGCGATCGAGGATATCTCGATCGACTATGCCGTGATGGAAAAGGCCGACAACCTGTCGGTCATCCCCTACGGCGGCGTGTGGTCGGATCTGGGCGGCTGGGAAGCCGTCTGGCGCGAGGGCGGGCCGGATGCAACGGGCGTCGTGACCTCGGGGGCGGCACTGGCGATTGATTGCCAGGATACGCTGCTGCGGTCGGAATCCGACGCGGTAGAACTGGTCGGCATCGGCCTGAAAGACATCGTTGCTGTCGCCATGGCCGACGCTGTGCTGATTGCCCACAAGGACCGCGCGCAGGACGTCAAGAAAGCCGTCACCGCGCTGAAAGCCAAGGGTGCCAAGCAGGCCGAAAGCTTCCCGGTCGATCACCGCCCGTGGGGCTGGTTCGAGACGCTGGTGCTGGCCGACCGCTTTCAGGTCAAGCGCATCCATGTCCACCCGGGCGCCGCGCTGTCGCTGCAAAGCCACCACCACCGGTCGGAACACTGGATCGTTGTGTCGGGCACAGCCAAGGTGACGGTCGACAAAGAGGTCAAGCTGGTAACGGAAAACCAGTCGGTCTATATCCCGCTGGGCGCGGTGCACCGCATGGAGAACCCCGGCAAGGTGCCGATGGTGCTGATCGAGGTGCAGACCGGTGCCTATCTGGGCGAGGATGACATCATCCGCTACGAGGATGTCTATTCGCGCGGCCAGGGAGCCAAGGGATGA
- a CDS encoding phosphohexomutase domain-containing protein, translated as MSLTCFKAYDIRGKLGIDLDEEIAFRIGRGFARALGAKKVVLGRDIRASSEALAASVAKALVAEGCEVLDLGLSGTEEMYFATTQFGADGGICVTASHNPMDYNGMKMVRAGSAPLDAATGLSSIKALAEADEFGPALPGGSVTDIAQVARAAYVEQVLSFVDVSALKPLKIVVNAGNGAAGPTFDAIAEALAAKGSPLTFIRMHHTPDGSFPNGIPNPLLVENRPVTADKVLAEGADMAVAWDGDFDRCFFFDHTGGFVDGEYIVGLLAEVFLTKEPGAKIIHDPRVIWNTQDVVCKAGGTAVQSRTGHAFIKQSMRDENAVYGGEMSAHHYFRDFVFCDSGMIPMVLMAELVSRKGALADLVAQRRAAFPSSGEINFHPTDPKATIAAVRARYEPDARGVDETDGISLDMGDWRFNLRSSNTEPVVRLNMESRGVPLDASLAAITAMLQD; from the coding sequence ATGAGCCTGACCTGCTTCAAAGCCTATGACATTCGCGGCAAGCTGGGCATTGATCTGGACGAAGAGATCGCCTTTCGCATCGGTCGCGGCTTCGCCCGCGCACTGGGGGCCAAGAAGGTTGTGCTCGGCCGCGACATCCGAGCCAGTTCCGAGGCCTTGGCGGCCTCGGTCGCCAAGGCGCTGGTGGCCGAGGGGTGCGAGGTTCTGGATCTTGGCCTTTCGGGCACCGAAGAGATGTATTTCGCCACCACGCAGTTCGGCGCGGATGGCGGGATCTGCGTGACGGCGTCGCATAATCCCATGGATTACAACGGGATGAAGATGGTCCGCGCAGGCTCGGCCCCGCTTGACGCCGCAACCGGCCTGTCGTCGATCAAGGCACTGGCCGAAGCGGATGAGTTCGGCCCCGCCCTGCCCGGCGGCAGCGTCACCGATATCGCACAGGTCGCGCGCGCCGCCTATGTCGAGCAGGTGCTCAGCTTTGTCGACGTCTCGGCGCTCAAACCGCTCAAGATCGTGGTGAACGCTGGCAACGGGGCAGCAGGTCCGACCTTTGACGCGATCGCCGAGGCGCTGGCCGCCAAAGGCTCGCCGCTGACCTTCATCCGCATGCACCACACGCCGGATGGCAGCTTCCCCAACGGCATCCCCAACCCCCTGCTGGTCGAAAACCGCCCGGTCACTGCCGACAAGGTGCTGGCCGAAGGGGCCGACATGGCCGTCGCCTGGGACGGTGATTTCGACCGCTGTTTCTTCTTCGACCACACGGGCGGCTTTGTGGACGGCGAATACATCGTCGGCCTGCTGGCCGAGGTGTTTCTGACCAAGGAACCCGGTGCCAAGATCATCCATGACCCGCGCGTGATCTGGAACACGCAGGACGTCGTTTGCAAGGCAGGCGGCACGGCGGTGCAATCGCGCACCGGACATGCGTTCATCAAGCAATCCATGCGCGATGAGAACGCCGTTTACGGCGGCGAGATGTCGGCGCACCATTACTTCCGCGATTTCGTGTTCTGCGACAGCGGCATGATCCCCATGGTGCTGATGGCCGAGCTGGTCAGCCGCAAGGGCGCGCTGGCCGATCTGGTGGCGCAACGCCGCGCGGCCTTTCCGTCCTCGGGCGAGATCAACTTTCACCCGACCGACCCCAAGGCGACCATCGCCGCCGTGCGCGCGCGCTATGAGCCCGACGCCCGCGGCGTGGATGAAACCGACGGTATCAGTCTGGATATGGGCGACTGGCGCTTCAACCTGCGGTCGT